The following proteins come from a genomic window of Leguminivora glycinivorella isolate SPB_JAAS2020 chromosome 6, LegGlyc_1.1, whole genome shotgun sequence:
- the LOC125227577 gene encoding larval/pupal rigid cuticle protein 66-like gives MAAKFVVVALLVAAAQGSAIHGGNYNSFSYGVSDPHTGDIKSQHETRVGDSVVGQYSLLDSDGTKRTVDYAADAHSGFNAIVRKDPLIHAAPVAIAHAAPLAVAHAAPLAYAAHAAPLAHSAYSTQIAHAAPLAHIAPVAHSAYAAPIAHGAIGYGAHGLGLGYAGHGLGLGHGLGYGHGLAW, from the exons ATGGCTGCGAag TTCGTCGTTGTAGCTCTTTTGGTGGCGGCCGCCCAGGGCAGCGCGATCCATGGCGGTAACTACAACAGCTTCTCCTACGGAGTCTCAGACCCCCATACTGGCGATATCAAGAGCCAGCACGAGACCCGCGTGGGCGACAGCGTGGTCGGGCAGTACTCGCTGCTGGACTCCGACGGCACGAAGCGCACCGTGGACTACGCCGCCGACGCGCATTCCGGCTTCAACGCCATCGTGCGCAAGGACCCCCTGATCCACGCCGCTCCCGTCGCCATCGCGCACGCCGCTCCCCTGGCTGTCGCTCACGCCGCTCCCCTGGCGTACGCCGCGCACGCCGCTCCCCTCGCCCACTCCGCCTACTCTACCCAGATCGCCCACGCCGCTCCCCTGGCGCACATCGCCCCCGTCGCCCACTCCGCCTACGCCGCTCCCATCGCGCACGGCGCCATCGGCTACGGTGCCCACGGTCTTGGTCTCGGTTACGCCGGTCATGGACTCGGGCTCGGCCATGGTCTCGGATACGGTCATGGACTCGCCTGGTAA